One Bacillus amyloliquefaciens DSM 7 = ATCC 23350 DNA window includes the following coding sequences:
- the betB gene encoding betaine-aldehyde dehydrogenase — translation MSKTLYIGGEWISAEKKQTRRIINPFNQEEIATVCEGDRDDAVKAIAAARKAFDEGEWPVLSGLERGQFVLKIAELIRRDLNELAELESLDTGKTIEESKADMDDIANVFQYYAGLADKDGGEVISSPIPDSVSKIVREPIGVCGQITPWNYPLLQASWKIAPALAAGNTIVLKPSEITPLTTIKVFQLIEEAGIPKGAANLVLGPGASVGDELARNLDVDLVSFTGGIETGKKIMQAASGNVKKIALELGGKNPNIVFQDADLETAADQALNAVFFHAGQVCSAGSRLLVDEAIHDEFLAELIKRTKRIKLGNGFHEDTESGPLISAEHRAKVEKYVEIGIEEGAKLETGGKRPDDPALQNGFFYEPTIFSNCKSDMRIVQEEIFGPVLTVESFSSEEEVIRLANDTIYGLAGAVWSKDIEKCERVAQKLRMGTVWINDFHPYFAQAPWGGYKQSGFGRELGKIGLEEYTEVKHIYRNTKPAAVNWFKA, via the coding sequence CATCGCCGCAGCCAGAAAAGCATTTGATGAAGGGGAGTGGCCGGTGCTTTCCGGGCTGGAACGCGGCCAGTTTGTTCTGAAAATTGCGGAATTAATCAGACGTGATCTGAACGAATTAGCTGAGCTGGAATCGCTTGATACAGGAAAAACAATCGAAGAAAGCAAAGCTGATATGGATGATATCGCAAATGTATTTCAGTATTATGCCGGTTTGGCGGATAAAGACGGGGGCGAGGTCATCTCATCTCCGATTCCTGATTCCGTAAGTAAAATCGTCAGAGAGCCCATCGGCGTGTGCGGACAAATTACGCCGTGGAACTATCCGCTCCTTCAGGCGAGCTGGAAAATCGCTCCTGCTCTTGCGGCCGGTAATACGATCGTTTTAAAGCCGAGCGAGATTACTCCGCTGACAACCATTAAAGTCTTTCAATTAATAGAAGAAGCCGGTATTCCAAAGGGAGCCGCCAATCTTGTGCTTGGACCGGGCGCCTCTGTCGGTGACGAGCTGGCGAGAAACCTAGACGTCGATTTGGTGTCCTTTACGGGCGGAATTGAAACAGGCAAAAAAATTATGCAGGCGGCAAGCGGCAACGTGAAAAAGATTGCTCTGGAGCTTGGCGGCAAGAATCCGAATATCGTGTTCCAAGACGCTGATCTTGAAACAGCTGCAGATCAAGCGCTGAACGCCGTGTTTTTCCATGCCGGCCAAGTTTGTTCGGCAGGCTCCCGGCTTTTAGTGGATGAAGCGATTCATGATGAATTTTTAGCCGAGCTGATCAAGCGTACGAAACGCATCAAATTAGGAAACGGTTTTCATGAAGATACGGAAAGCGGTCCGCTGATTTCCGCCGAGCATCGGGCCAAAGTTGAAAAATACGTAGAAATCGGAATCGAAGAAGGGGCAAAGCTGGAAACAGGCGGCAAACGTCCTGATGATCCCGCCCTTCAGAACGGTTTCTTCTATGAACCTACTATTTTTTCAAACTGCAAGTCTGATATGCGGATTGTCCAAGAGGAGATCTTCGGTCCCGTTTTAACAGTCGAGTCATTTTCTTCTGAAGAAGAGGTGATCAGACTGGCCAACGATACCATTTACGGGCTGGCCGGGGCGGTATGGTCAAAGGATATTGAAAAATGCGAACGAGTAGCTCAAAAACTGCGGATGGGAACGGTATGGATCAATGATTTCCACCCGTATTTCGCGCAAGCGCCGTGGGGCGGGTACAAACAATCGGGCTTCGGCCGCGAACTCGGCAAAATCGGCCTGGAAGAATACACGGAAGTCAAACATATTTACCGCAACACAAAACCTGCAGCGGTTAACTGGTTTAAAGCATAA